The Diabrotica undecimpunctata isolate CICGRU chromosome 3, icDiaUnde3, whole genome shotgun sequence genome includes the window CTTATGATAAGACCACATCATGATGCTTAGGGGGTGCATTACCGTCCTTACAATACAATCCGCTTTGCATTTTTCTCCAAATCTTCTCCTTACAAATTCAGCTCTATCCATGAAGATCTGCACGGTAGATTTGCCCGAGAAACAAAcctggaaaattattattattttacaatcGTGGACAAACTGATCAACTGTAAACTcgataaaacaaaaacaatgttaAGTAACGTTATTTACCTGATTCCAATCATCAATGGTATTATGGTTATGATTTTATTGCCTTATGGTTTACGATCTTTAGCCCATTGAAGCCTTTTTCTTCATGGCTGGTGTGAGTGGCGGCTTTTTTGCAGGGCGACAGGTTGAAAATCCCAAATCCATTATTCACCGACGAGCTTTCATTGGTAAAATATTGATGCCAGACCTCCTGCATCATTTTCGTTAAAATCCTTCGAGGTTGTTTTCTGTTTGCCAAGACAATATCTGGAATTTTTCTTTCATCTCGTGGTGTTGTAACTGTTTTTCGACCGCATTTTTGTTTGCACAGTAGGGTTAAATCCAAATTTTGGTCAAGTTTTTTCTTTATAGGGTCCATAGTGGCCCTTGCAACTTTAAAAATTGATGCTATCTTTATGTTGGAGTGATTATTGTTCAATAATACAGTTTTTATTTCCGCTATTTCCCTTGATGAGATGTCTTTGGCTTTTCCCATGATGTTCTGGTACCACTGGTGTAACAAACATGCAATGTTTgctaaattcacaaaaaatagtAAACGACTGTCACAATATCACTAGAGAGCAATGGAAACTATTTATTATAACTAAACACtaagaatacaaaataatatgcACACGAGTTGCAAGCTAGGCTGGACAGCAGGGACAAACAATGGCATCTGAGTCACATATTGCCGCGCCCAATGTTGTCAGACTATTCATTTTACTAGGTGGCTCTATTAATTTGATCCCCCGCTGTAATGAGTGCTACAAGTATTTTATGTGTGtactttatgtatttatttaaaagctgAGACAATAAATGTTGTTAAAGCATGAATATATCACCAATAATTCCACAttatttttgttacaattattaataaaacacgaaaatatattctatttattttcgaTATATCTCAGCTCAAATAGAACGAGTTCGGTTGAaacacctgctaaaacaggttGTTTCTCTTGGTATCTAAACACGCTTCAATATTATGTTACCGCTAATTCCCCTCTTCTCAATATAAAAAGTTATCATTTTTACGACAACAAAGTTTTTTGTCTACCTAGAAATGGCTCAATAATGTTTATTTGTTCTCGGAACTCGTAAAAGGGCAAtaaatcttttagttttattgttttattattatgcaTTTTCTTCGTAAATGTATAGAAAAAGTGGCTTATTATAGCCCACCGTTGGAACGTTTAAAGTTCGTTAAAAACGGTTGACATTTGGCGGTTCTTTTCCTACAAAATGTTATATTGCAGCGGCATTCAGAGACTCCGTTCTCGGTCTCCGTGCTGGACATTGACGAAATTCGTGTACCCCCCAACAATAAATTGTcagcaggaccctggtctacttggcctttcggcatacgaccgttagcTAGCCACTaacccctacgagtccgacaccatttGAGGATGGCGCGTTGCACGAAGCTTCGCGGGGCTCCACCCTTCGCGTAGTACCTATGTTGCGGTACGCACACACGTCCGTTATTCTCCCCCACCCCGGGCGGAAAGGTGAACGCAGGTCGAGGCTCGACCTCGCACGTTGGACAGGTAGCCGCCGAGGagctctcctctaccactcttaagtCTCCTCCCAAGGTGGGTACGTGCCGTAACCCCACGCCCTTAATGGGGAAAGGGTGTATCAGGGACGCAGCACGTTCAACCTCACCTTGGTTctgtggaatgagagtagagtggtcccacaaGACCACAAGaggctcgtctcggatactaggagtgtagatcGGTGACCGTAACGGCGAAGCGCCCTGCGTGCGTTTCTACGAACCCGACACCTCgaacgacggctctccacctcttcattccttcccattagtcgcctcttactagCTCAAAAGTTTACTGTTTTTCAGTTTAGTTTGATAACATGTGTAACCTGCATTTActcttattttgtttattacagttttagtcattttttatgaataatacTCGTTACGAGTCTCCTCAGTAGTAGTAAAAACAAAGTCATTAATTAATTCTGAAAATCATACTTAACattgaataaagaaaatgatCAAGATGAGGGAGCCCTGAAGTAGATTTCTATACAGTTTTTTAGATCATAACCCATGTTTGCTTATATGCAATGAAAACACTTTTATGTCTGATTACTatggtttaaatatttagttACTATAGATGTTATGGGATGTAGGTTTTCAAAAACTGGAAAATCACGTTCATAAATGTATACGcagtttttaaaatgcaataaaaaagaAGTATAAAACCATCCATTGCaatattagccattttctaattCTTATAACCAACATATTATGTTTGGCTCAAATCTAAACTCACGACCTCTCGATTAAAACATAAGTACCTGCTACATTTGACTGTCAAGGTAAAACAAAATACTATTGATAAATTTAATTACCTTCGTGCGGATCCTcgtcttcatcttcttcctcttcgGCGTCCACCACAACGGAGTCCTCCTCCTCTTTTTTAATCAGAAGGCTTTTATCGTTGATCACAGATCCAGATTCTATCACCCTCTCGTTCTTCTCGAATTTGAACTTGTTGCGTTGAGAACTTTTATTTCTGTTGGCATTGGTATTCAGCTGTTGGTCAATTATAGAGACGCGTTCGGTGAGCTTAGCTGCTTTCTCAGTCAGATCTTCTTTAGGTTTCACCAAGGAATTTAACACGGAACTCGAATTCCTACTCTGCAAACTGGCGACCAACTCCTGGGTTGTTTTCACTTTGGAATTTCCCCTCGAAACGGCTAATTTGCTAGTAAAGGAACTTTCGGCCTCGTCCAGTAGAGACCTGTGGTTCTTCGATCCTTTTTTCCTGCCTCTCTTCTTAGGCAACTGTTGATCTAACGGCGGATCGTGTTTTTCTGGCATACTAGAATTCGAATCTGAATTAATAATAATCACATCACGTTTTGGTTCCGTTTTTACAGTAGCTATCACATCTTTAAAACTCGAATTGGAGTTATCAGAAAAGTCTAACTCTGATATGCCTCCATTTAACTTAATCCTCTTACTGTTTATATTGTCTAGTGCTTCCTTTGCTGGTCGCTTCTTTGCTTTTATCTGGTTTAAATTTACATCTTCCTGGCTTACGGGTAAGGCGGATGACAGGATTACGGCTTGTGGCAAAGGCGGACTTTGTTTTAACTGACCATTGGATTCAGGTAAAACGGCATTTCTCCATTTTTTAACTAATTCTTTTGCTCTCTTTGATAAGGCTTCATTTGTAGTCTTCTTTCTTAATTCGTTTATGTATTTGCCCAATCTGGTGgtctaaaaaaacaaaacaaaattagtttCACATACTTCAATTAAATTAGTAATCAAAgttggttttaaaatattcgaCGAATAAAAAGACAGAATCAAATTAAAAtcattatataacaatataacactgaaaacttttgttttcaaaacttacgcaaaatttattataactttttaTACCAGCTGTTTCGGCATACAAACTGTATACAAACTTAAacgtggcgactgcccaaaaacttacatcggtcaaactggtagaacttttaacaaacgtattgCAGAACATAaaatggctttcaataatagaaaaacagattatatGTACGcatttcaccttctagaccataatcattctttcaCATTCAatataaaggccttaagctatcgtattggaatctatggaaattaacaaattaaaaaatacagacataattctgaatgaccaacttaagacaaacagttctacCCTCCTATGGGAGTGGTCTTAAGACAATGCATAAACTTCATGAATTAATATTCGAATTGTTGGAGCATCTATCCACCATATTCACCAGATTTGGTCCCTAGTGACTTCTATCTGTTTCAATACCTAAAAAAATTCATGCATAGAAAGAGTTTTTCATCAAATAATGACGTCACAACAGCTGTGGACGCATATGAAATGactttttatgaattttgacATTTGGTGCACTCGCGAAATTGGGTCCTTCAATGGTTACAAATGCCTTGACAAAAATTTAAAGAAGTGAGCAAAACCAATATATAGACCAGGAAAATAAGGTTTTGTTCGTGACACTAAACCGACCAGGCAAACTACAGTTGTTTTGAATAGTAGGGACCTCTACAACGAGAACCTATATCTTTCCTGCAGTTGATTTTTTGGACTAtcttagttattaacaaattgaGGTCAAAAATGGTAAATTTACACTGTTTTCGTCTATCAGTAAAAAGTGAAGCATTGGAAACAAATTTAAGAGTAATAattcatataaaaaccttcacaATGgcgtttttttaaatgtttctatccttatttgttggttggtaagttgcaaaataagtcagaaaTTTCGGTTTTTATGAatgataacttttttaaaaatactcatAGAACCTTCATATTACAAGGAATATAGGTTCTTGTGGTGCTTAAAGTATGATCAACATTTCatatcggtcaaatagtttaaaagttatttaatttgtttatcccaaattaaatttttttgcaacaatataagtcataAAATGATGAAGTTACAGTAATTCTATAAATAGATTATGAAAGAAGCAGATTTATTcaatcaatattattttaaaaattgaagaaaaacgattttaaatattgcaaaatgattttgcaaaaacatgtcgattttttgcttataaacaattagaataactttttaactgttgcttaacaaaaattgttttgtcATATTTGGAAAgtttgcattttttttataagttttaaaaaagaaaaagttgtcttaggacaatttgggacgaagttagtttctttttgtaaattgacagcagctttgtttataattaCAACATCTAATTAGCATCATTTTAAAGAACATACTTTAAAAGTTTTAACGTGATAAATTTGAAAGAGATTCCTTTAAACGGAATCGGCcaaaaagcttcaaaatgtggtctTCAAAATTCGCGGGAGCGAGGGAGGGGGAAGGAGCTattaactgtatctctggttcttgtttatggattttgatGTTTCTTTTCTAATTTGCATGTACTTTTTGCGTTaattacgaatatgtattatttaaatatataaataattattaaataaatcatCTAATTtgcttaaacaatttttttttaatctttaatttttagaatttttaatttGAGTATTCTGAGACCAAAgttattcttgtatttttttcgtaaaatacttactttaaacgtaaaatgcaaattaacattaaaaattctgaaaaaaaaaaaaccgaTTTTAACGTTTTCGAGGCCATTTTTTAATAGGGTGGACatcgaatttaaaaaaacaaaaaaatttgagGTGAAAACTTAAGTCCATTAGTTTCAAAATGCGTAAGTCCAATTTGATTTTATATGGCATGTCAGTTTAAAATTTCCATAAACAAACAAGTTGACATACCATCGCGTTTCGGGATACTTGACGAAAgtataaatataaactttaaCGTTGGAAACACAGTGTTTATTTTCCCAAAGTTTACCGCGGGAAGctgtttatttttaacaaattttgaatttttttgaaaCCAATTTATTCTTTCGTTTATAATAAGCAGGTTCCCGTGGTAAACTTTTTAACCCTCCGTTCATCGGGTGTGGTCTGTGAGTCtacgacaaaataaaaattttggataattctctcattttattttttaaaatttctaccttTTCAGTACCTTGCTAGAAACTAAATACCAGtcgtttttttttatacaaaactgtttttgaaatttctaaatgGCTGCTGCATGGCCGTttgtcctgacagaccccacccgatCAAATATGTAACAATATTTGGACTGCTTCTTAGTTGTATTTTTCTTGCAATCTTGTTTCACTTGGCCAGACCTAACGCAAATTAAAAATAGGCAGGTATATTCTTCAGTTTTTGCATTTAGCAACGATATGACTGCCGCATATATACCGAAGAAAGGAAAAATGTGATTGCTGTTTCCACTGTGCACAGAGATGATGGGATTGATGAAGATACTGGTGATCagaaaaaaccagaaattattacTGTTTATAATTCCACAAAGAGTGAAGTAGATGTTGTAGACAGAATGATCACATCATATGTTTCCAGAAATACGAAACGTTGGCCAATGGTAGTAGTTTATAATCTCCTTAATCTCGCAGCAATTAATGCATTTGTAATTTACAAAGGCAAAAACCCAGATGGAGAATTTTCCAAAACGAGAAgattattccaaaaaaacctaaGTATGGAATTGGTACAGGAGAGTATACGACGGAGAGCAGTTGACACGCATTTGACAAAAGCTGTACGTATTTCGGCCTTGAGACTCTCAGACATTCAGGTCGACGTTGTACCAGAGCCCCAACCAGGTAAGAGAGGAAAATGTAAAATTTGCAAATCCTGGCTATGTATGGACCACATAATGGCATGCTGCAAAGATTGCTTAGAAAATTTGACCACCAAAGTTTGTgtccacaatttaattttttagtttatatatgtttttgtagtactttgtttgtttctaattaaagttttaaatgttttttttttttttttttttcattatttatacgctgttcacaaatttgaaaaaatatgcgtTGAAATTGTAATCAATTTACCTaatacaacttaaaaaaaatttggaattgtTTCTGTAATAAACATTATATAGTAAATGATTTGCTTAAAACACGTTGATGCGAAATTAGTAATAAAATGTATGCTGTTGCAAATGTATTTTGGTCCTCACATACCAGACCCGACCGAAAGTGTTTCAGAATAGTTACCCGATGAACGGGGGCTTAATGTAATATTGCAGCATCATATTCTTTCGATTCAAACAACATTCAGCTTGTGGGTAAGAAACAAACAATATCTTTCGAACATTAAAGTTTAGAAGTCTATATATTCCTAAACTCATCGGTATATCAATTTCTTTGTCgatattttaaactgactttcgcaatataaaaacaaaatataattgcAGCACATTCTTAAACTACTTGACTTAAGCCTTCATttcatgttttttgttttttttttaatttgatattcAAACTATTATAAAACTGCCTcgaaaaacattaaaattggCTTTTTGGTTAGTTTAGTTGCTTATTTGCATTTTATGCTTAAAGTTAGCATTTTACATATAAGTCACAAGAATAACTTTCGTCTTAAAATAacccaaattattaaaaaaaatagtagaTTTGAAGCGAATAaagcaattttttataatttgtttaaaaattgttatacataaatAGGTTGCCATAGAAAATTTTCGGGTCAGTTTTTAACATAGCATATTGGCATCACTAGATGAATATATTGATTAAAACAAGTTTCAGTATATAGGTATGAAATCGACCTTTTTGGACAAAAGCCACCCGCCTAGCATgtttagcaagaaataaaaactagtttttttgatattttctatTTCTAAAGTAATATATCAactatttttttagaaataatagaATAGGgtaatttgtttttttcataaaatctattataaataaattaattacgaAGGAAGTGTATCAAGCTTATGGAAGAAATATATATTAATCATATTTATGTTTTGTATGTATTTATATTACCTGAGATATTACTAAAAAACTGGAAAAaagtgtttaaacaaattagatggtttatttaacaatttatttatttaaataatacatattcgtacCGAACGAAAAGtatatacaaatttaaaaaagaaacatcaaagtccataaacaagaaccagagaTATATATTTAATAGCTCCTTCCCTCTCCATCCCTCTTGCAAGTTTCAAAGTCGGTTAATCACGAGGACCACATTTTGAAGTTTTGTGGACGATTCCCTTGAAAGGTCATCTCTTTCAAATTTGTcacattaaaattttaaagtatgttctttcaaATAACGCTAATTGAATATATTAactgttataaacaaagctgcacTCAATTCAAAAAAGGGACgaactttgtcccaaattatctTCAACCagaatcttttttaaaatatgtaaaaaatgcaagctttccaaatatgaaaaaaccacttTCGTGTAGGCATAGGCAAccgttaaaaagttattctaattgtttataaacaGAAAATctacatgtttttgcaaaataattttgcaatacatatttaaaattgtttttctttaatatcgATGGAATAAATTTCGTAGAATCACATTTCATCTTTTTCTGACTTggattgttgcaaaaaaatttaatttgggataaacaacaaaaataacttttaaacaattTGACCGACCACTTTGAAATTCTAttcatattttaagcactacaaggcctaacattccgtttattaacattaaaaaaaaacgatatttCAGACTTATAGAGCAACCAACTAATCAACCATGTCAGGTACTaccaaaacaacaataaaaaagaaatcagtgttcataaaaatattataaaatgaaaACAAATCAACAGTCTAATCAGGTGATTAATGTAATATGTCTAAACAAAATAATCTGTAAGATTTGTAATGAGATTCCAATGTAAATGGTCATAGTTGACAATAAAAATTGAATGGTACTGTTTGTTATTGATTTTACAGGTTTAATTCGTAAGTTGTCAGTTGGTTATCGTTGGGTGTTCTAGTTTTAATTTACAATTGAAGATACAACTGGAAAAAAGTGTTAAGTAGCAAAATGCaacattaaattataattaatatttaaatgggaataagccacaattaaaggttaaagtatgtttattgacgtttcaatttccacttcggaaatcgttctcaaactacaaacattagtaaaataataattaataatgtttgtattttgagaacgatttccgaagtggaaattgaaacgtcaataaacgtagtataacctttaattgtggcttattcccatttaaatattaattactttaaaatgccacaagaaaacagctttagaacaatattaaattattatgaggaaaacataaatatttacgttaaatattatatttttctatggGATTAATAATTATTGGTTGTGACtgtgatgaaaatcacatttttaattaactaatgtttgacgtttcgatttccactccggaaattgttcccaaaaaaggtttttttgtacaaattatgtaaaaatgtgtataacccaagattttgttattggttatgtcatTTCAAGTTAAAATGCTTTAACTAGATCTTGTAGGCCAACAGTGGCTACAACACATTTTGAGGGTGATGTTTTTACGCCACCACACCATAAACAATCCAGAAACACTCACAAGAAGAGACTCAAAGATAATAACAATGCCATATGTaaagggcttatcagaaaaaCTGAAGAGGATAGGAAACGAGTATgtcacaacaacattcaaaacaaacaACACACTGAGGTCCATCCTGTCCAAAACAAACCCAACAcacaagaaagataaaaaaactgcatctataaaatgcccagtgaatgcaacaatttctatgtgggagTAACAGCAAGACCACTTAATGTCAGGAgaaacgagcatgaaacatatATCGAGAACAGAGACTTCGAGAAatcccagatatgcaaacatggcTGGGACAACGAGCACAGAccacaatggaaagatgcataaataatcataaaaaaacagacatgaaaaagaggAAGATCAAAGAAGCAGCCCTCATCCTACTCAACGAAGCAAAATGTGTAGCATGCCTTGAGTAGACTACAAGTCACTCTAGTAAAATTTTTAAGCATACAAGTAAGTGGAATCTATAGgagcaaattttttttttcaaaatttcatgaTTCTTGTAGGTTCACAATAGAGAAAAATgttatttcatcttcttttttaaatttattcactAAATTGTGTTGTAAAATGAATTTTAGAAAAGCTGCTGGATGAAAACTTAAAAGCTTGAAACAGAGTTGAGGTGGTCTGTCTGTCCAATGACAAAGTTTTATCATTGCTGAGTTTTGAACCCAGGTCTCAATCATGTGTATGAAGAGTGATTGAATGAATAGATGGATGGATTTACTAGTCATTGTTTGTTAAGGAAGGGTTGGGTTttcattttgcgttttttttattttttatttcatagtATAACTCTTCAAGAGTATCCAGTTAAAATTTCAGAGTGATAAGAGCAAAATTGATGCAGTTATAATCATTTACGAGTGAGTTAGTTGAGTGATTGATGTGAGTAATTGAGGTGAATGAGTGAGCACTCACATAGAAATTGGAAGAGGTACAGTGTCAAGTTCTCATAATTATGCACTAATGGCAGATAACAATAGAATTACGAGAGCGGATAACATCACTGTAGATGCAAAAAATGCAGAATATGTCGAAAGCATGAGCAAAAGAATGCACTAGATATTTTAGCAAGAAGCATGTCACGTTCAGTGTCAGAATAATTTTTTTCAAGTCGGTATTCACTGTATATCAAAAACTACTTAATCTATCTTTCTCAAATTTTGCACACTTCTTTTATCAATAAATTACTAGGTCGCAATGTCCATTTTgttgttatatttaattttacaacattaaattagtcaaattttaacaaaaatttttccaaattctaaagtttttttttacttctaaaaatttgaaaaaaacgaTAAAATGAACAATATCTTGATGTTGCGACCTAGGGAAACTCATAAGCTAACGAAATCTTTTGCTTTTTTGTCAGCAGATGATCCAGTTAAAAGATAAGATGAACACcacaaagtaacttttttttcatcttggaaaattagctgtcattttcttaatttttaatatttttataccaaaatttcaGATAATAGTCTTGAAATGTTCTACTATAATGTTGcagtattataaataaattgatatcaaagaatttttccaaaaaaaaaatcttaattatatttaaaataaaccctATCCCCCCTTAATGTAATTTTATGCAAATAAGTACATAAAcagaaattaattaaataaaaactttcattCATAGGAGAAAATAGGGAAGAAAAGTTCCTAAAAGGCATTCAAACCACCTAGACCTAAGTGTAATATTAAACCTACTGGATAGgtatcattttttaaattgttttggcATAAAACAATGGTTTTATGAATTATATGTACACATTGGAATTTTCAGTCTAGAGACAACAAAAAATTTACAGTCTACTACAGACTGTATTTGAAAATTGACAGTTCAAGCTGTAGGTTTTGTTAAACAGTTTAATCATCCTACATTTTAGTACTGGTttgatttcttttacaaaataatGCTTCATGTTCGAACATTGGTTATGGTAAAATATAATTGGTTGCTTAGGTACTTAGGTAATTTAATAGTGTCATGGTTTGGTTCAAAATTTTGTGAAATAAGTAAAGTTTTGACTATTTCAATAACAATACCAATGTAAACTGTACAAACTGAAAGATGTTTCACTACTGTAAAATTGAGCAAGGCGATTCTACAGAATACTAAGAAAAACTGACAGCTCTTGCCATGTtgcccattaaaaaaaaaacctaagtTGGAGAAAGTTCCGATTTCAACAAAAAGGTGATGGAAAGGTTCATCTAATTTAAAAACAGAGTGATTGAATTTAATTTTAAGAAGTAGGCTTTTGGTAAGTCTTATTTataagtattaattttttttgtattcacaAATCAGTGCCCCTGAACAAAATTATCACCAGCTGCCACTGGTAATTACTGATCAATTACCTTTAATAGTAAGCACTAAACTCAAAATCCAAAGCATTATGCACAGTTACCATCTTTTACTAATTcaatgtacaagggatttaaaattggaactaagagttaggttggcgaggtattttttcgactttgttatatggaatggaatcttggaccttgaatgcgacatcaatgaaaaaactggaatcaatcgagctgtgggtgtatagaagaattctgaaaatatcgtggatagaacatgtcacaaacaaagaggttctgagaaggatgaataaagaaattttaaatacaattaaaacaaaaaaattcgaATATTTCTGACATATTACatgtggagagaaatacaccttgctccaactgattatgcagggaaagatccaaagaaagagaagcataggaaagcatagaatgtcatggctgtgcaacctgagagagtggtacagaTGTACATTaagagatggcacttgaagaagaagaagaagactaattCAAGGTCATTAGAAAGGCAGTAAGTGAAATAGACACTCCATTTACAATAAATGATGTTCTGCACTGCTGTTGATATGGTGGCTTCTTATTTGCTGATGACATGAACTTAAACTTCAATCTGATTTAGACAGCTATGTTAATTGgtgtaattttaacaataaagatTTGAAtaacaagaaatttaatatagtagTGTTTAACTGTCCATAAAACATAATTACCATTCAGGAACCAATAACATATATTAAAGATATGTGTGATTTAGACATTGTCTTAACTTTCAGAccaaatatttttagtgtattatCAAAAGCACTTGAAATACTAtgcttttttaaaatatgttccaAGAAATTTACTGATTCTTCAATTTGCATTTTATATAACTCACTTTGTATACATCAAGACTTATTAGTGTGTTTGGTCCCTTTTTTACTATAGACATATTCAACATCTTGAGAGGCTTAACACACATTTATACATATAGCACTTATACATAACCAGAATTCCCACAATATTGTTAATTACCAAGCAATTATAGCAAACCTAAACATGAAGACCATTGCGTTCAGAAGTAAAGTGACTTAGCACTATTTTACAACAATCTCCACTCAAAAAGCTCATGCCCACAACTTCTTCATAAAATGCCTTTTTAACTGTTCTTGACAATGTTTTTTTAGGATATATTAATACTATttaaactgtttttaaatatcatatttttaaactttctttaGGCAGGTCAGATTACCTTGGAACACCACAGTCTCTTTTTGTTATATTGGGATTTTAGCTTGTTCTAATAAACAAATAGCTTAAACAATGTCATCCCAGGAATGTACACAAAATGCTGATCAACTTATTTTGATTGCTGATAGTTTTCAATCATACTtcaataaatatgataaaatgtccACATTGTTAGTACATTAGAAGGCAGGCTAGGGCAAATGAAGACAGAATTGAATAAGTTAGATTGCTTTTGTTATCATAATATAATATCAGTAGATAATAGGTATTGTTATTATTTTAGATATTTTGAAATATAAAGCAAAGTACATAtcactttaaaaaattaaataatttgaaCCTACTAGATATATCCATTATATTAATCAGTTATAATAGGCAGAGGTGTCATTTTTTATAGTACTCccaaatgtaaacaaatttcatAGAACTCCCTCTGCCcttagtttattttattgtttctGTACTTTGACAATGGCTTTTGATCTGAATTGGAATATTAGGCGTTAAATTTCTTCAATTTT containing:
- the LOC140436578 gene encoding uncharacterized protein, whose amino-acid sequence is MQNNVTELTHRLLRSLDSNYNVIDMPAVIEIISLLEKVAITKELLETTRLGKYINELRKKTTNEALSKRAKELVKKWRNAVLPESNGQLKQSPPLPQAVILSSALPVSQEDVNLNQIKAKKRPAKEALDNINSKRIKLNGGISELDFSDNSNSSFKDVIATVKTEPKRDVIIINSDSNSSMPEKHDPPLDQQLPKKRGRKKGSKNHRSLLDEAESSFTSKLAVSRGNSKVKTTQELVASLQSRNSSSVLNSLVKPKEDLTEKAAKLTERVSIIDQQLNTNANRNKSSQRNKFKFEKNERVIESGSVINDKSLLIKKEEEDSVVVDAEEEEDEDEDPHEAKEESQTKVKEESQETENLNFVSALSVEDALAQLPPIDKSVLLEDDEVQCTCILKENKSDFSVEEEAEIDLEHKFEFVEDHNCQAKYKLRETYHLDHVTDEMVERLHNTLIPNVNGNSSMGPPAPEPVMQENGLYVNVVPNVNIESIPKNVKNFAGENFSRYSFSETPEVKQEPEERTGGDVYTSDNKCFREWHEVTDTTSYQGEIFKILPYVIID